A genomic region of uncultured Paludibaculum sp. contains the following coding sequences:
- a CDS encoding BMC domain-containing protein — MEALGMIETKGLIGAIEAADAMVKTANVTLTGKEYVGAAYVCVTVRGDVGAVKAATDAGAAAARRVGELIAVHVIPNPHEETEKVLPGAKKNDK; from the coding sequence ATGGAAGCCCTTGGAATGATCGAAACGAAAGGCCTGATCGGCGCAATTGAAGCCGCCGATGCGATGGTGAAAACGGCCAACGTCACGCTCACCGGCAAGGAATATGTCGGTGCCGCTTACGTTTGCGTCACTGTCCGTGGCGATGTGGGTGCCGTCAAAGCAGCCACTGACGCCGGCGCCGCTGCTGCCCGCCGCGTAGGTGAACTCATCGCGGTCCACGTCATTCCCAACCCACATGAGGAGACAGAGAAGGTCCTGCCTGGCGCCAAGAAGAACGACAAATAA
- a CDS encoding sigma-54 dependent transcriptional regulator: MSSVLLVEDDPSVRSTISTFLELEGYAVEAVSSTREAFSRLSNASYPIVISDIYIDERTGIDILNAARTANDTCAVILMSARGSMETVMAATRGGAFDYLAKPFELDDLLSIVKRAEGAAADELEDEDFDAEEPLATEMIGSSAKLVEIYKTISRVAPTDALVLIEGETGTGKELIAHLLHANSKRSAMPFLPVDCASLAPSLVESELFGAMKGAYTGADRDRAGVFETAHGGTVFLDEIGEIDLNFQLKLLRFLQEKEIRPLGSSRPRKVDVRILAATNRNLRKMVDEGKFREDLWYRLDVVRIGVPPLRERHGDVPLLAGAFLKRYNERYGLDTRLTESGMKALADYTWPGNIRQLQHMVERLVILSPGGRITEDSVDDAIRSSGPKEQAGESLADTEMEQIRKVLAATGGNKSRAARILGIERKTLYRKLERMGLA; the protein is encoded by the coding sequence ATGTCCTCGGTCCTGCTGGTGGAAGACGACCCCTCCGTCCGGTCGACAATCTCCACATTTCTCGAATTGGAAGGGTACGCCGTGGAAGCTGTGTCCTCCACGCGCGAAGCCTTCTCGCGCCTGAGCAACGCTAGCTATCCCATTGTCATCTCCGATATTTACATCGATGAACGCACGGGCATAGATATTCTAAACGCTGCCCGGACGGCCAATGACACCTGCGCGGTCATTCTCATGTCGGCCCGCGGCAGCATGGAGACAGTAATGGCCGCCACGCGCGGCGGCGCCTTCGACTACCTCGCCAAGCCATTCGAACTCGACGACCTGCTCTCCATCGTTAAGCGCGCGGAAGGCGCGGCCGCGGATGAGCTGGAAGACGAGGATTTCGATGCGGAAGAGCCTCTGGCCACGGAGATGATTGGGAGCTCGGCCAAGCTCGTAGAGATCTACAAGACCATCTCGCGTGTGGCGCCCACCGATGCGCTGGTGCTCATTGAGGGTGAAACCGGCACCGGCAAGGAATTAATCGCCCACCTGTTGCACGCTAATTCGAAGCGGTCCGCCATGCCGTTCCTGCCGGTCGACTGCGCGTCCCTGGCGCCCTCCCTCGTGGAAAGCGAGCTCTTCGGCGCCATGAAAGGCGCCTATACCGGAGCCGACCGAGACCGCGCGGGCGTCTTTGAGACCGCCCACGGCGGCACGGTCTTCCTCGACGAAATTGGCGAGATCGATCTTAATTTTCAGTTGAAACTCCTGCGATTTTTGCAGGAAAAAGAGATTCGTCCGCTGGGCTCGTCGCGACCCCGCAAGGTGGACGTGCGGATCCTCGCGGCCACCAACCGCAATCTGCGGAAGATGGTGGATGAGGGTAAGTTCCGGGAAGATCTCTGGTACCGTCTCGACGTAGTCCGCATCGGCGTGCCACCCCTGCGGGAACGCCATGGCGACGTGCCGCTGCTGGCCGGTGCGTTCCTCAAACGCTACAACGAACGCTACGGCCTGGACACCAGGCTCACCGAGAGCGGAATGAAGGCTCTGGCGGACTACACCTGGCCGGGCAACATCCGCCAACTGCAGCACATGGTGGAGCGCCTGGTTATCCTTTCGCCTGGCGGACGCATCACGGAGGATTCGGTCGACGACGCCATCCGGTCTTCGGGTCCGAAGGAGCAGGCGGGCGAATCTCTCGCCGACACTGAGATGGAACAGATTCGGAAAGTTCTGGCCGCCACGGGTGGCAACAAGAGCAGAGCTGCCCGAATCCTCGGCATCGAACGTAAGACGCTCTACCGTAAATTGGAACGTATGGGACTGGCGTAA